DNA sequence from the Cucumis melo cultivar AY chromosome 6, USDA_Cmelo_AY_1.0, whole genome shotgun sequence genome:
AGTCTCTTTGGTAGTTGTACATCTTCATGTGTAGAGTGTCCTACTGTGTCCTGATACTTTAAATcatcattgatatattgtttcgtTACACACACTCACACAAAATCCAAGAGCCTCTCTAAAGGGAAGTGCACAAGCTTGGGTGAGGTTCTAAACTTATATTATTTTCATGCTCGTTGGTGTATGCTTTTCAATTCTCTTGTAATTATACTCCTGTTGTATTTAGTCAACTTGGAGCTCTTAAAATTGTTATAATATGTTCGAATAATAAAGACAGTCTGCATGTTCTGTTGGTTTCTTGTCTCTTTTAACTGAAAGGACCTCTGCTTGTTTTCATATGTTGGTCCCTTTCTTTTGCTAGTTATAATTTATTAACATTAATGTTTTTTAATTGCATTGTAGATGGATCTTCGTCTAGCTTTGAAGATGCTGTTCTTAGTCGGCTTGCAGAAACAGGTGCTACTCAAAGTTCCTCAGCATATAGTTCCTCTAAGCACATGGAAGAAGAAACAGAATCACCATGTGAGAAGACCAAAACTATTGAGCGAAATATAGAAACGTCTATTGAAAATCTCTGGTATCTGAAGGATGGTTTACATGCCACATTGTTGAGCGAGCTCCCAAAAGATGGTATGTACAAAACATCATGGATGCTTATGTTATAATCTGTATCTGCTGTCATTCTTTGTTCCATATGGTTTCTTGCTTAGTTCTCTATACATATTGGTTGTTTTGTTAGATTCATTCAGGAATAGGACATCGGGCGACTTGGTTAAAGAAGTACGGAATATGAGGTTGAGAGTAAAGGATTTTTTGTTTAAGCAGAAGGTTTTGGCTAAAGAATTGGAAAAGCACCGGGACTTGGATGCAAAAACTAAAGCTGAGCTAAAAGTTCTAAAAGGTAACTTCTGGACATTTTGTATGATTTATCATTTGCTGTTGTAAATGAGAACCACAGAGTAGACATGTGTAATTGAATCTACACCTTTTATGTTAAAAAGACATTACATGGATTTATTTTCTGGTACAGGTGCCCCTAGCATTTTAAGCATGGTTGGATCACTTTTGGTGCTTATGCATTATCATAACTATTTTGGTATAATTATTGAACATGTAATGAGAAGTGAATCCGAAGTTATTTCAGTATTTTCTATTCATACGAAAACTTTACTGAAAATCGTGGAATAGAAATACCAGAGGTTAGAATAACATGCTCTGAAACCAAGCAAACTGAGATTAGAAAACAGCTTTTCAGTTGAACCTCTCTATTTGGTGTTAATATAAAATGAAGTATGATAAAAGAAGAAAGCTAAGAGACGGCAGTGAAAAGAATCAACTACCATTTTCTTGTCAAAATTCCTTGAaagattattttatttctttcgtTCAATAGTCCaaaacatatttattttgtaGACCTTTATAACCTCAATTGACCTTCAAGCTTGAGTCTAATAATCAATTGCTATAGGATTTACCTCATGGTGGTTTAGTTTTATGAGATTTATCTTTTAGGTTTCttgaaaactaattttttttttttttttgtgagaATATTCTCTCACATACAAGGGAAGGGTGACTCGTGAAAATATAGGTACTTTTAGCCTGTAGGAGTGTTTTATGTAAGAATACAATGGCATGCAAAAAACCAATCCCTCAAAAACCCCACTAGAGAAAGGAGGACCGTCTAATTAAGGGGTGCTTGTAGGAGCGTTAGAGGTACGACAGTCATCTCGGAAGTACAAGCACTTCAATTGGGGTTATGTTTCCGTGTTTTTCACTTTTTGTCTGTTGAACATATGTATCTCACTTGTTAGCACAACAGACATATGTTAAATGCTAGTTGTATAGAGTGATACTAGTCAATCACTTGTTAGAAATAATAAATTGACACAAACAGTGATATGAAGGAAACAATTAACTTTAAGAGCAAAATGGGTGGAAATGGGTGGAACTCAGTCTTTTTAAGCTTATAGATGCATGAGATCAAGTGTAGTTTCTTACACCGTAGACATTATGtacattttagaaaaatatatactTCAATAGTAGTGTCATGGACTTCGTGTCATCTTAGTGAATCATTCTGCATATCCTTTGAGTCATTTGTTTGATCAATCACTTATCGATACAATCCCCAATTTCTCATTAAAAATCAATCCCTCATTTTGAATTTGGGGTCTCTTcgtagcaaaaagaaaaaaaaggggaagaaaaagaagcgataaataggaaaaagaaagaaataaaaagagaatGCCGTGCAACATTATACAGGGGCTGGGGATGTTTTTCTttggtgggggggggggggggggctaaATGTCTGCCGGATGTTCTgtgttttcatttttctctttctttgttATGAAGTGGAATTGGAGAGTGCTGTGGCTGAACTGGAAGAGAGCAATTCCAAGCTAACAAAGCTTAGAGCTGAACATGATGCGGCAAAAAAGGCTGGATTTCCTGTTTTGAATCTTGCAGGTAAACATTCTGCCAGTGGTAAGGTGAGAGATAAACAAAAAGATCTGCGAGATATGGAGTTTTCTCTCAAAGAGTTGAAGGTAATTCCCCTTCCCCCTCTCCTGCTCTTCCACGTTTTGATTTCATATTTAAACTTTAGGTTTTCTCCTCCTCCTctttgttttagaaataataagGCATTAGTTgctaatttgatttaattatgttCTACAGGACCAAGCAGTTGATCGACTGGCAGAATTAAACAGTCTACATGAAGGACGGCTAAAAATGCTTCGACGGTTATCTGATATCCAGGTTGGAACTTATTTAAACAGTCTTTTTTCAGTCACCTTTCTCCTAATTGTAGTTATAAATGTTTATCGATATATTCTGAAACTCTTATTGCAAGGGTATACCCCCCTCATGTAGGATCTGATTTACAATTCTATTTGCCTTTTTGACAGAATACTATGAAGAGTGTGAAGTCCATTTCATCTTCAAAACCGTATCTGTTATTGAGAGATcgaatagaaaaattaaaatcgGAAGTAAACGAGCAGCAGGCTTTATTTGAGAAACTACAGGTTGTAAACTGGTCGGTAGTTGCATTAATGCCTGAATCTGTCCTTTATTATGTGCTTCGTTTCTTTGATGCTAACACATGCTGCCAACATCAGGTTGAGAAGGATAACATTATATGGAAGGAGAAGGAGCTGAATATTAAAAATAACATACTTGATGTCTTGAGAAGATCATCTACTGTCTCCGATACTAGGATTAATGATCTGGAAATACTGATTCAGAAACAGAAGGATGGAAAAAAGTCAATTGAGAACAAGCTGGTTGAAGTATTGAAAGAACCAGGTTGGATGGGGTGTAATGCTTTTCTCAAATCATAGTATGGATTGCCCTCCACATTGGGTTTTAGTGCCTTTTCCATTCTGATGGATTGCTTTTTCTTCAGGAAGGAAAAAAATTGTCTCAGAATTTAGAGCATTGGTTTCTTCGTTTCCGGAAGCAATGGGCTCTATGCAAAGTCAGTTACACAAATACAAAGAAGCTGCTTCAGATGTTCATTCTGTCCGGGCTGACATGCAATCTCTTTCTAGTATCATTGATAGAATGGTAGGTAGAGTTTGATTAAGCTCAACTGGAAAAGGGGCTGAATGCTGACATCTTTTCTTTTGGACTGATGCAGGAGAAAGAGTGTGAAAGTTTGTCATCTCGATCCAAGGATCAACATGCAGAGATACAGAAGTTGCAAGCCACGGTATAATTAACTTTTCTGATAGAAATCTTAGATATGTTTTTTGGGATAGTGGGCTTGAGAGGTGTTTTTTTAATCCGTCCCTCCTATCCAATATTCGACAGAGTAGCAGAAATTTAATTTGCCAATGAAAATGACTTCTGTCCCAAAACAACCTCCTCACTGCATGTGAACTTAACTTAGAACCTTGGAAGATTGTTCAGTGATCCCTCCCCTCCCCCCATCCAATGCACACACCACACTGCTTGTAATTTACAATAAGATTTGGTAGCTGTAACATCTGTTTCTAAATGTTAATGCAGGTTCAAGATTTAACAGAAGTTAATCGGGAGTTGAAACTCATAATTGATATGTATAGTCGTGAATCAACTGAATCGAGGTAGGGTGGCCTAAATTCACTCTATTTGGTTTATGATATTTTGTTGTGTCTACAAAAATGAATTATTGTTATAAGAAACGATTCCTTGATTGTCTAAATGGCTTGACAATTGATCATCTATCTTGTAGTCTAGAGTGAAGAATTACTGCCAAATCCAGTCATTGTTAGCTATAACTTCACTGATGAAAGTTCTTCTACTGCAGACAAAATATTGTTAaaattagtttttctttttatttcaattatgcAATAGAGTGCCAAAGAATCTATGTGTTGTGGTACCCACCAATCAATCTTAAAAGTTAGAAGCAACTTACTCCAAAAAAACAGGAACAAAGAATTGATtttcaattgacaaaaatataACGTAGCATCATCAGAGGCTAAGAGAAGAATGATTTTGAGAAGGATGCAAGAGAAGGCTTCTATAAAGCACAGGACATggatttatatattttattttatttaaaaataatttacaatTAAAATAAGAAACAAGAAACTTTCATTTCAATTAGTGAAAAAAAGTACGAAAGGAGTGGGAAGACAATAAATACACTTGCCCTTCTGAGCATTGGAGCTGTtcttaaaaaatagttttatatCAAGTAAATTTTGTATAGCCTTTGTTTTCAGTTTGCTCTTTGTTTGTTGGTGGTCCTTTTTCGGGTTTCTTTAGTAGTTTAGTTTTGTTGTAGCTAAAGGAGGCTTGTTGGTCGAAGTTGTTtgaaactttttctttttggttttatttgtTGTTCATGCCTTTTCCTTCACTCCTTTTGTTAGTTTgtatcaaaaaaagaaaacttatttgACCTACaactttaaaaagtagttttagGATCTCTTTGAGTAAAACTATGGAGAAGTGTATGTGGATTTTTCTTGGAAAGGATTTAAGTCACATTTGGTTAAGTGGGAAATGGGAGGTGGTGATTAAATGAATATCGAGAGTTCACTTGTGGGGAATTTAAGTGCTTGTAACAAAGTGGTTTTGGCTAGCGGACTTTGACATTTCCCTCATGAGTTCTGTAACTTATGTCACAAGGCCTTTATGAGCATATGTGAGCCACTCCCTTCAATTGGATTTTTGGGGTTAAAGGCACTTCTAAATATCCTTTGAAAGGTATTTGAAGTAGTATTATTTTTTTAGCTCATAAGTGGTTTGAGGGATACACCTCTATgatccttctttttctttttttctttttcaaattaaaatttttatgtTTGTATTCCTTTATTTTGACACGGATGACTTCTTTTTGGAACTGTTTGTATTCCTTTATCATGGTAGAAAGTTCCTTTTTGCccatttatttgatttttggaaGGGGGCAGGCGTGGAGGACAACAATATTTGAGGGGTGGAGTGTAAACTTTttcttctcaattttttttttttgtttctctcATTTTTTATGACAAGGAGTTCTAGAATGTACCAATATTTATTCTAGTTAAGTGTGCTTAAGAATTTACTTCTGCAGGGAAGTGTTGGAAGCTAGGGATTTGGAATATAAGGCATGGGCTCGTGTGCAATCTCTGAAATCCTCTTTGGACGAACGCAACCTCGAATCACGTGTTAAGACTGCAAATGAATCCGAGGCTATATCTCAGCAAAGGCTAGCTGCTGCCGAAGCGGAGATTGCACGCCTAAGACAGAAGTTAGAAGCATCTAAAAGGTTGGACTTTAATCTGACTATTTAGGGAGCTTGTTGTTCCTCTTCTGCCCTCATAAACCATATTCTTGGATTCATTTTTCACAAGTTGTGTGCTCGTTTGTGTACTAAATGCTGGTTCTGTGATTtttccattattttttttttactgtcaATAAGTATGTCATTGATTGAATGAAATTACTAAAGGGCAAGTTGTCATGTGGGATTACATAATGCTGTTCCATTGATTCTGGGAATGATTTTTAGTCACATTGTTTGAATGTTTGTTTGCTATCCGGTTAATACCATTCTGGGATAATTGCCAGGTTCTtagtttttttccttctaaCATTATAGTCATATAGGCTTCAAACCATGAGCTcatattctttatttttcagGGATTTAACTCGATTATCAGATGTTTTAAAATCTAAAGGCGACGAAAATGTGGCATACTTGTCTGAAATTGAGGTAACTTGTATTCTGAACTTTGACTGTTTGATCTTCTGAGCATTGTGAGGTAATCTAACTGTTAGTCTTTGACAGACAATTGGGCAGGCATATGACGATATGCAAACTCAAAATCAGCATCTGCTGCAGCAAATAACCGAGAGAGATGACTATAACATTAAGGTGATTATATCTTTTGAGGCTAAAAGATTGATGATGATATATTTTCTTTGCCTTTTTTTGTTACTTCTGAATGGGGGCAAGCTTCACTGTCATTGTATTATTTCTTTCCTTGTAATCTTCAAAATATAATGGTTTAGACTGAACTAAGAAAAGGAATTCAGTCTTTTGACTTTATTTCCATGGTGTGTGGGCTGTGAGAATGCTAGTGTAGTAACGGTCAACAGATATGTTTTTTCTGCATGATGGaacatttttttctttggttGAGAGGGCATACAAAAGATCCTGAGTATGCAAAAGAAATGGCTCCAATGCAAAATGAGCAGTTATAGTGGGGAGTTTGATTCCTAATCATAAGCATTAAGCATAGTAATTGGCCAAACCTCATTCCACGATCTCACAATATCCAAGAAACAAAGAACAAAAAGGTAACACTTTTCTCAATCTAAAGGGCGCAAAGGAATTTGCATAAAGTACAGGTGGCACGAGATCTAAACCTCACCATAAACAGTAGACGCACAATGATCTCCGCCACCATAGATCCAAACGGTTGGTTGGAGTTCACAGATTAGGCAGTTTTGGGATGTCAGTCTGTAGTGATGGATTCTGTCTGTAGTGATGGATTCTGAGGGCGGGATCAGTCCTCTCAAAAGGTTATTAATACTGTAGTTACTTTTTTGTCATCTTGACTGTTGAtatcaatttttcttaaaagaagTAATATAACTTTCCATTGATAAATTGAAGAAAGACTGGGAAAGTTGTAGATATCAATCCCAAACTTTTATTTGACGTTCATATGCTGTCCATTTATGTTTTTGCAGCTTGTTTTAGAAGGTGTGAGGGCAAGGCAATTGCAGGAGATTATGCTCATAGAGAAACAGGCCTTGGAAAACGAGGTTCAGCAAGGCAATGCATCTCTTGTACTTTACGAGATGAAAGCTGCTAGAATTGAAGACCAGGTAATATGAGAAATTGTTGAAACATTAACTGTGGGGATGAAGAATTGTAACTTACTTTCTGAATAATCGTGTTATATTTGCTTATTTATCATTGTAGTATGATTAATATTACAGTTGAGGGGCTGCTCAGATCAGATCCAGAAAATTGAAGAAGACAAATTACGTGACACAGATACTCTTGAAAATACTCAAAAAAGATTGTTGGAGATTAGAATTGCATCTCAGCAAACAAGGGAGTCACTTGATCAATCTCATTACAAAGTTGAAAAAAGTCGGACAACTCAAGCAGAGCTGCAGAtagaattagaaaaagaaaggtatggatattttctgtttcttttcatttattttgttcGCGCACAACTTGCTAGTGATGTTTAGCTCTTTTTTAGGTTTGAgaagaaaagaatagaagaagaacTAGAAGTTATTGGCAGAAAAGCTTCACGGCTTGAAGCACAGATGGAAAGCTCATCAGTAGTTGAAAAGCTTCATGAGGAACTTGGGGAATACGAAAAGATAGTGAATTGCAAAATTTGTGTCAACAGTAGAAAGCAGGTAACTTTTTTCCCCCTATCATAGTGATTATTATGCGTATTTGGATTTGGCTTAGAAATTGGAGAATTTGGTATCGTTCTTGCACTTTGTTGCTTTCAAGAAAATATTACAAACGAAGAAATCCTAGTTGGAAGTAACTGACAGACGAATACCTGTAAGGTATAAGCTTCTTATAGATCGTAAAATCACATCTTTTGGGGACCAGAATTGCTATGCTCAATCCAATAAGATATTGTATTGGGTGTTGATGCCTAAACTTCGAATTTTTTTGTACTTGTTCTTTCTCTTCAAATTTCgttgtcttttctttttcatctgtATGCTTCATTTCGTTtaaaatttccttttcttttggcTCTTCAGGTTGTCATTACAAAGTGCTTCCATCTGTTCTGTAATCCCTGTGTACAAGATATCTTGAAGAGTCAGCATCGCAAATGCCCAAGATGTAGTGCAAGTTTTGGGCCCAATGATGTCAAACAAGTTTTCTTTTGACTTGAAAGTTTGAAACTGCTCATACGCACCTCACGACATGACTTCTTAGCTGCCTTTGGTGCACATTTCATGGCCATTTGGTTGAGGCACGAGTTGACATGGGGATATAAACAGGTTTACGTGTATGACTATGTAGAGTGTAGGGCAAAGTGCAAACAGTGCGTGAGACGAGAGCAAGGAATGTGGAATTCCTGCTGCATAGCAATTTAAGCTAATCATTTAGATTGTTGGCTTGGTTGTAGTTTgtgattttattgaaaatttattgTGATGCATATTTGTTTTAGCTTCCCTTATGATGTGCTTGGAGCAACTGGAAGCTTTCAATTCAATATTTGCAGATTATTCCGAATTGCTTCACACTGCTAATACAGCCATGGATGGACATAGACAAGGCTTACTTTGCTCAACCAAATAGTTGCGCTCCCACCCCAACAGTTGAAGCTACAGTTGATGTGTGGTGTTCTTAATGCAACGGGGTTTGCCTGCCCTCTCAAAACAGCTGGTGGGGACAACCTCATCTCTCCTGCCGGCAGAAATTTTTGTACATGACTTGGTTAGGCCCTAGAAGCTGATATTTTCATTCGATATATCTTATACATTCATTCCTCTCTTCTTTTCCCCTTCTGGTGTATTTGAGCTTCCATGTTTTG
Encoded proteins:
- the LOC103483129 gene encoding E3 ubiquitin-protein ligase BRE1-like 1 isoform X2; protein product: MGSTVESDRKRRHFSTISPTAATAKKAPFLPISEDKKLDVAVLQYQNQKLIQKLEVQKVEYKSLQNKYAQLKEKQEPYDTTVAVVKNCWEELVNGLETSSVRMRRWRSKRDGEHTIAAVDGSSSSFEDAVLSRLAETGATQSSSAYSSSKHMEEETESPCEKTKTIERNIETSIENLWYLKDGLHATLLSELPKDDSFRNRTSGDLVKEVRNMRLRVKDFLFKQKVLAKELEKHRDLDAKTKAELKVLKVELESAVAELEESNSKLTKLRAEHDAAKKAGFPVLNLAGKHSASGKVRDKQKDLRDMEFSLKELKDQAVDRLAELNSLHEGRLKMLRRLSDIQNTMKSVKSISSSKPYLLLRDRIEKLKSEVNEQQALFEKLQVEKDNIIWKEKELNIKNNILDVLRRSSTVSDTRINDLEILIQKQKDGKKSIENKLVEVLKEPGRKKIVSEFRALVSSFPEAMGSMQSQLHKYKEAASDVHSVRADMQSLSSIIDRMEKECESLSSRSKDQHAEIQKLQATVQDLTEVNRELKLIIDMYSRESTESREVLEARDLEYKAWARVQSLKSSLDERNLESRVKTANESEAISQQRLAAAEAEIARLRQKLEASKRDLTRLSDVLKSKGDENVAYLSEIETIGQAYDDMQTQNQHLLQQITERDDYNIKLVLEGVRARQLQEIMLIEKQALENEVQQGNASLVLYEMKAARIEDQYD
- the LOC103483129 gene encoding E3 ubiquitin-protein ligase BRE1-like 1 isoform X1, translated to MGSTVESDRKRRHFSTISPTAATAKKAPFLPISEDKKLDVAVLQYQNQKLIQKLEVQKVEYKSLQNKYAQLKEKQEPYDTTVAVVKNCWEELVNGLETSSVRMRRWRSKRDGEHTIAAVDGSSSSFEDAVLSRLAETGATQSSSAYSSSKHMEEETESPCEKTKTIERNIETSIENLWYLKDGLHATLLSELPKDDSFRNRTSGDLVKEVRNMRLRVKDFLFKQKVLAKELEKHRDLDAKTKAELKVLKVELESAVAELEESNSKLTKLRAEHDAAKKAGFPVLNLAGKHSASGKVRDKQKDLRDMEFSLKELKDQAVDRLAELNSLHEGRLKMLRRLSDIQNTMKSVKSISSSKPYLLLRDRIEKLKSEVNEQQALFEKLQVEKDNIIWKEKELNIKNNILDVLRRSSTVSDTRINDLEILIQKQKDGKKSIENKLVEVLKEPGRKKIVSEFRALVSSFPEAMGSMQSQLHKYKEAASDVHSVRADMQSLSSIIDRMEKECESLSSRSKDQHAEIQKLQATVQDLTEVNRELKLIIDMYSRESTESREVLEARDLEYKAWARVQSLKSSLDERNLESRVKTANESEAISQQRLAAAEAEIARLRQKLEASKRDLTRLSDVLKSKGDENVAYLSEIETIGQAYDDMQTQNQHLLQQITERDDYNIKLVLEGVRARQLQEIMLIEKQALENEVQQGNASLVLYEMKAARIEDQLRGCSDQIQKIEEDKLRDTDTLENTQKRLLEIRIASQQTRESLDQSHYKVEKSRTTQAELQIELEKERFEKKRIEEELEVIGRKASRLEAQMESSSVVEKLHEELGEYEKIVNCKICVNSRKQVVITKCFHLFCNPCVQDILKSQHRKCPRCSASFGPNDVKQVFF